In Deltaproteobacteria bacterium, the following proteins share a genomic window:
- a CDS encoding APC family permease: protein MKNGSASKLSLIGSVSLGTGVMIGAGIFVLMGQIAELVGNLFPLAFLAGAVVVGFSAYSYVKFSNTYPSSGGVAMFTRKAYGPGTMAGTFALLMYVSMVIAESLVARTFGAYTLRLFDVENTTFLVSVLGVLLIAVAYIVNISGNKMIERTANITAVIKIAGIAVLALAGLAVAGFPSVKSWGAAGQGVATGGGFNFVAALALSILAYKGFTTITNQGGDIIDPHRNLGRSIILSVLVCTVIYTLLALSVAGSLSVEEIITAKNYALAAAAKPVFGELGLLLTVLLAIVATVSGLIASVFSASRMLAMLSDMKQLPRLYRGFKNPGLVFTVALAIALTVFFDLTRIASIGAIFYLIMDIAVHWGLFRYLLEDTKANPVIPIIAIVMDVVILGAFLLLKFESDPLVIIVSLIGFVVILVAQRLFMITHTDNSGIMHMEMEMDGDTERPASMDKDNMNMG, encoded by the coding sequence ATGAAAAACGGTTCTGCAAGCAAGTTATCTCTAATAGGATCCGTGTCCTTGGGGACAGGTGTAATGATAGGCGCCGGAATATTTGTGCTTATGGGGCAGATCGCCGAACTGGTGGGAAATTTATTCCCCTTGGCCTTTCTGGCCGGTGCGGTTGTCGTCGGTTTTAGTGCCTACTCCTATGTTAAATTTTCCAACACTTACCCTTCATCGGGTGGTGTTGCCATGTTTACGCGCAAGGCCTATGGGCCCGGCACCATGGCCGGGACATTTGCACTGCTCATGTATGTCTCGATGGTCATCGCCGAGAGCCTCGTCGCGCGTACTTTTGGCGCCTATACGCTCCGACTGTTCGATGTGGAAAATACGACCTTTCTGGTATCCGTGCTGGGTGTGCTGCTGATCGCCGTAGCCTATATCGTCAATATCTCCGGCAATAAGATGATCGAGAGAACCGCCAACATAACCGCTGTTATCAAGATTGCCGGGATTGCCGTGCTGGCTTTGGCTGGACTTGCCGTCGCAGGCTTTCCGTCAGTGAAAAGCTGGGGAGCCGCCGGTCAAGGAGTTGCAACGGGTGGCGGTTTCAATTTTGTCGCCGCCCTCGCCCTTTCCATTCTGGCTTACAAAGGCTTTACTACCATCACCAATCAAGGCGGCGATATCATCGACCCGCACCGTAACCTGGGGCGTTCCATCATCCTGTCGGTCCTCGTCTGTACCGTTATATATACCTTGCTGGCTTTGTCTGTAGCCGGCAGCTTAAGTGTCGAGGAAATCATCACGGCAAAAAACTATGCGCTTGCCGCGGCAGCCAAGCCCGTATTTGGGGAATTGGGCCTCTTGCTCACTGTGCTGCTGGCTATCGTTGCGACCGTTTCGGGTTTGATTGCCAGTGTTTTTTCAGCCTCAAGAATGCTGGCCATGCTCAGCGACATGAAACAACTGCCGAGATTATACCGGGGCTTTAAAAACCCGGGCCTGGTTTTCACAGTCGCGCTGGCTATTGCCCTGACAGTGTTCTTCGATCTGACACGCATCGCCTCGATCGGCGCCATTTTCTATCTGATCATGGATATTGCCGTTCATTGGGGTCTTTTTCGCTATCTTCTCGAGGATACGAAGGCAAATCCTGTTATACCTATAATCGCCATCGTGATGGATGTCGTCATTCTAGGTGCGTTTTTGCTGTTGAAATTTGAAAGTGATCCGCTGGTTATTATCGTTTCCCTGATAGGTTTCGTGGTCATCCTGGTCGCACAACGCCTTTTCATGATAACCCATACCGACAACAGTGGAATAATGCACATGGAAATGGAAATGGATGGTGATACGGAAAGACCTGCAAGCATGGACAAGGACAACATGAATATGGGCTAA
- a CDS encoding 4Fe-4S dicluster domain-containing protein, which translates to MGHLVGKDIYRDLGRKIDNLSVRTPWNKTLREILKELYSPEEADVVVRMPYRLSRLKKIAQVTGYDKTRLRNILDGLAEKGLVIDVYIRGGGYYMPSPMIIGIFEFTMMRTGEDLDIVKMSRLFSEYMEKDDIFWAANFAKGEKISVMRTMPWEDTIIDLEHVEVLDYEKAAAIIGESNRFAVGLCSCRHKNHHNGEKECDVPIGKCSTLGRSADYMIRHNLAREISRTEMLENLAESRERALVINADNVMDGCEFMCHCCGCCCQALKGISKHGYPNTVVTSNFIARWDENTCNGCGACAIACTIDAIEMVGNNGPDSGRKKDPMVDESICLGCGVCALKCKPGSMKLVKRTQRVLHPENIFQRIILASLERGTLQNQLFPEPENMTHAFMRGFVGGILKLPPVKAALMSDLLRSRFLETIQRGAASPLQAGRQDIP; encoded by the coding sequence ATGGGGCACCTGGTCGGAAAAGACATTTACAGAGATCTGGGCAGGAAGATCGACAACCTCTCGGTGAGGACGCCGTGGAACAAGACCCTCCGCGAAATCCTCAAGGAGCTTTACTCCCCGGAGGAGGCCGACGTTGTCGTCCGCATGCCGTACCGGCTGTCTCGATTAAAGAAAATCGCCCAGGTCACGGGATACGACAAAACCAGGCTGCGGAACATCCTTGATGGATTGGCCGAAAAAGGTCTGGTCATCGATGTCTACATCAGGGGAGGGGGGTACTATATGCCCTCGCCCATGATCATCGGGATCTTCGAGTTCACCATGATGAGGACAGGGGAGGACCTCGACATAGTCAAGATGTCCAGACTTTTCAGTGAATACATGGAAAAGGATGACATCTTCTGGGCGGCCAATTTCGCAAAGGGAGAGAAGATCTCGGTGATGCGGACGATGCCCTGGGAGGACACCATAATAGATTTAGAGCACGTCGAGGTTCTGGATTACGAGAAGGCCGCGGCCATCATCGGGGAATCGAACAGATTCGCCGTGGGACTGTGTTCCTGCCGCCACAAAAATCACCATAACGGAGAGAAGGAATGTGATGTCCCCATTGGCAAGTGCTCCACCCTTGGGAGATCGGCCGATTACATGATAAGGCACAATCTCGCCAGGGAGATCTCCAGGACCGAGATGCTGGAAAACCTGGCCGAGTCCAGGGAGAGGGCACTGGTCATCAACGCCGACAACGTAATGGACGGTTGTGAGTTCATGTGCCACTGCTGCGGGTGCTGCTGCCAGGCTCTTAAGGGGATCAGCAAGCACGGCTACCCCAACACCGTTGTGACGTCCAACTTTATCGCCCGATGGGATGAGAACACCTGCAACGGTTGCGGCGCCTGCGCAATAGCCTGCACCATCGATGCCATCGAGATGGTGGGGAACAACGGCCCCGACTCGGGCAGGAAGAAGGATCCGATGGTGGATGAGTCCATCTGTCTCGGATGCGGAGTGTGCGCGCTTAAATGCAAACCCGGCTCCATGAAGCTCGTAAAACGGACCCAGCGAGTCCTGCATCCGGAGAACATCTTCCAGCGGATCATTCTCGCGTCCCTGGAGAGGGGGACCCTCCAGAACCAGCTGTTCCCCGAGCCGGAAAACATGACCCACGCCTTCATGCGGGGATTCGTAGGGGGCATCCTGAAACTGCCGCCCGTCAAGGCGGCTCTCATGAGTGATCTGCTCCGGTCGAGGTTTCTGGAGACGATCCAGCGAGGAGCGGCGTCCCCACTCCAGGCTGGACGACAGGACATCCCATGA